Proteins from a single region of Deltaproteobacteria bacterium:
- a CDS encoding HNH endonuclease, whose product MNPNYPIVAERAGHRCEYCHAPEAIFNVPFEVDHIIPLAKGGRDEPSNWALACRVCNLRKSATTEGIDPFTNQPTALFHPREQAWGDHFLAYSDTPFSMEGKTPTGRVTIERLQMNAPLQIAAPAQWVALGLFP is encoded by the coding sequence GTGAATCCCAACTATCCGATAGTCGCGGAACGAGCAGGCCATAGATGCGAATACTGTCATGCTCCAGAAGCCATCTTCAACGTCCCTTTTGAAGTCGATCACATTATTCCCCTGGCCAAGGGCGGAAGGGATGAGCCTTCCAACTGGGCGCTCGCCTGCCGGGTCTGCAATCTACGAAAGTCCGCTACCACAGAAGGAATCGATCCTTTCACCAACCAACCGACTGCATTGTTTCATCCAAGAGAACAAGCCTGGGGAGACCATTTCCTCGCTTACAGCGATACCCCTTTTTCTATGGAGGGCAAAACACCTACAGGCCGAGTGACGATCGAACGGCTTCAGATGAACGCGCCGTTGCAAATTGCGGCCCCGGCGCAGTGGGTTGCACTGGGGCTCTTCCCGTAA
- the smc gene encoding chromosome segregation protein SMC has protein sequence MGQMRIKQLELVGFKSFRNKTALSFPSGITAIVGPNGCGKSNVVDALRWVLGEQSAKHLRGQEMGDVVFMGNERNAPMGMAEVTLVLENGNGDTAPILNGTNGTNSVHSANGTNGVPGANGANGANGLVQPHWTEVMISRRYFRSGESEYLFNKIPCRLRDIVEFFLGTGAGTKAYSMIEQGRVDHLINAKPEEIRLLVEEAAGVSLFRNRRIAAERKLERTQENLARVADLLRELERQIGSLRRQAKKAEQYRALQGELKTVDLTLLCQAYRTLAQELATLTGQRTALFEQESRLAEEEQRLQSERAQALADLSREESELRAVEEHRRTLESTLQQGEQRKQFLLQQEQQNAARVATAQEEAAGIDEKRAGALDELRQLAEESAAAAGALQEEERALRGYEQEAGELQQALAQHEAAGEEIKTEIVDLLTQEAQVQNALAYARRRASEIAQRLQTLTREADRIASLRAETEQLLTTTQGRLARIRERVAVGQQQREEKTGDLREMASSAEQLESELTSAWARQAELRARLTTLQELEEGFEQYPQGVRAIMANAEATAGIHGAVAQVVEVPQAYERAVAAVLREKLEYVVVSQVEDGLKAVAYLREAGAGRGSFIPLFPRVGAGAVYATSGGTSIQHEPPELTNADGITPLLNVLTVDPRYRTVAESLLGEAVLVPSLESGFQLWQQNGAQRTFVTLDGDVISSHGVVSGGSDKFAEEALLARRREIRALRESVAQQEAAVAEVVQRRQEMKSKQQELEGEILVLEAEARTLGQEREALQREEGKLDGEHRRLLDKQDSVTYESQTLLGEQQALSQDILARETREQELRVRRQEREAALATWQGEIAQAKVALEQQRSRSDELRVRVAERRERQQSLRAQMERVQERQSELEERLSACQRDIASATGEIEKVKRTLTELADRLVQAGDDLEVAVQEQAARQAVCERSRHLGKEHEAQLERLREAHDRLQDEKTATEVSLAKKRAGQEHVAEIVRDRYALTLEEVLPQYQEVTLDVPTGEERRQELRDKLTRLGEVNPGAAVELAEVEERATFLQTQEADLKRSLDDLQTTIAKLNRESRERLRETFTLVADKFREVYGRLVEGGKAQLSLTNEADVAESGVEIEVQPPGKRLRSLQLLSGGEKALAALSFTFALFLIRPSPFCVLDEVDAPLDDANVGRFNQLIREMSESTQIILVTHNKRTMEAASTLYGVTMQEPGVSTIVSVQVS, from the coding sequence GTGGGGCAGATGCGTATCAAGCAGCTCGAACTGGTCGGGTTCAAATCTTTCCGCAATAAAACGGCGCTGTCTTTTCCTTCCGGTATCACCGCGATCGTTGGTCCCAACGGCTGCGGCAAATCTAATGTCGTCGATGCCCTGCGTTGGGTGCTGGGTGAGCAAAGCGCGAAGCATCTCCGCGGTCAGGAAATGGGCGATGTGGTGTTCATGGGCAACGAACGCAACGCGCCTATGGGCATGGCCGAGGTGACGCTGGTCTTGGAGAATGGCAACGGCGACACGGCTCCTATCCTGAACGGCACGAATGGTACCAATAGCGTTCATAGTGCCAACGGCACAAACGGCGTACCTGGTGCTAATGGCGCGAATGGTGCCAACGGTCTGGTCCAGCCGCATTGGACCGAGGTGATGATCTCGCGTCGTTACTTCCGTTCAGGCGAGTCCGAGTACCTCTTCAATAAGATCCCTTGCCGGCTCCGCGATATCGTCGAGTTCTTTCTCGGCACCGGGGCCGGGACCAAAGCCTACTCGATGATCGAGCAGGGCCGGGTCGATCATCTCATCAACGCCAAACCCGAGGAAATCCGCCTGCTGGTGGAAGAAGCTGCCGGCGTGAGTCTGTTCCGCAATCGTCGTATCGCCGCCGAACGCAAGCTGGAGCGCACCCAAGAGAATCTCGCGCGGGTGGCGGATCTCTTGCGCGAGCTGGAACGACAAATCGGCTCGCTGCGCCGCCAGGCCAAAAAGGCCGAGCAATATCGCGCGCTCCAGGGTGAATTGAAAACCGTAGACCTGACGCTGCTCTGTCAGGCGTACCGTACGCTGGCCCAGGAACTCGCCACGCTGACCGGGCAGCGCACTGCGCTCTTCGAGCAAGAATCCCGGCTTGCCGAGGAAGAGCAACGCCTTCAATCCGAGCGTGCACAAGCGTTGGCGGATCTCTCCCGCGAGGAATCCGAGCTGCGAGCGGTGGAGGAACACCGCCGCACTTTGGAAAGTACCTTGCAACAAGGCGAGCAGCGTAAGCAGTTCTTGCTGCAACAGGAGCAGCAGAATGCGGCGCGTGTGGCTACGGCACAGGAAGAGGCTGCAGGAATCGACGAGAAACGCGCGGGTGCGCTCGATGAACTGCGCCAGCTTGCCGAGGAGAGTGCGGCGGCAGCGGGTGCGCTGCAAGAGGAAGAGCGGGCGTTGCGCGGTTATGAGCAGGAGGCTGGTGAGTTACAGCAAGCACTAGCTCAGCACGAAGCGGCGGGTGAGGAGATCAAAACCGAGATCGTCGATCTGCTGACGCAAGAAGCCCAGGTGCAGAATGCCCTGGCCTACGCGCGTCGCCGTGCGAGCGAGATTGCCCAACGCTTGCAAACGCTGACCCGCGAGGCGGACCGCATCGCGAGTCTCCGCGCCGAGACCGAACAGTTGTTGACCACGACACAGGGGCGGCTGGCGCGGATTCGCGAGCGTGTGGCGGTTGGTCAGCAGCAACGCGAGGAGAAGACCGGGGATTTGCGCGAGATGGCTAGTTCTGCCGAGCAGCTCGAAAGCGAATTAACGTCAGCCTGGGCACGGCAGGCGGAGCTGCGCGCGCGGCTGACGACGCTGCAAGAGTTGGAAGAAGGATTCGAGCAGTATCCGCAAGGGGTGCGGGCCATCATGGCCAACGCTGAAGCGACGGCTGGCATCCACGGCGCGGTGGCGCAGGTCGTCGAGGTTCCACAAGCCTATGAACGCGCGGTGGCGGCAGTGCTGCGCGAGAAGTTGGAATATGTGGTGGTGTCGCAGGTGGAGGACGGACTCAAGGCGGTTGCCTATCTGCGCGAAGCCGGTGCCGGGCGGGGGAGTTTCATTCCCCTGTTTCCGCGTGTGGGGGCTGGTGCGGTCTATGCGACTAGCGGCGGCACGAGCATCCAGCACGAGCCCCCAGAGCTTACCAATGCCGATGGGATCACGCCGCTGCTGAATGTTCTCACGGTCGATCCTCGTTATCGCACGGTGGCGGAATCTCTGCTCGGCGAAGCCGTCTTAGTCCCGAGCCTGGAGTCAGGCTTTCAATTGTGGCAACAAAATGGCGCGCAACGCACCTTCGTTACTTTGGATGGAGATGTGATTTCCTCGCACGGTGTCGTGAGCGGTGGTAGCGACAAGTTCGCTGAGGAAGCGCTGTTAGCACGGCGACGTGAGATTCGCGCGCTGCGCGAGTCGGTGGCCCAGCAAGAAGCTGCGGTGGCCGAGGTGGTGCAGCGACGCCAGGAAATGAAGTCCAAACAACAAGAGTTGGAAGGCGAGATCCTCGTACTGGAGGCCGAAGCCCGTACTCTCGGGCAAGAGCGGGAAGCGCTGCAACGCGAGGAAGGCAAACTGGACGGCGAGCATCGCCGCCTGCTGGATAAACAAGACAGCGTGACCTACGAGAGCCAAACCTTACTCGGCGAGCAGCAAGCCCTCAGCCAGGACATTCTGGCGAGAGAGACCCGCGAGCAGGAATTGCGTGTCCGTCGGCAAGAAAGAGAAGCTGCCTTGGCCACATGGCAGGGCGAGATCGCCCAAGCCAAGGTGGCGCTGGAACAGCAACGCTCGCGTAGCGACGAGCTACGAGTACGCGTGGCGGAACGCCGTGAACGTCAGCAAAGTTTGCGCGCGCAAATGGAGCGGGTGCAAGAACGACAGAGCGAACTAGAGGAGCGGCTTTCCGCCTGTCAGCGTGACATCGCGTCCGCGACCGGAGAAATCGAAAAGGTTAAACGAACATTGACCGAGCTGGCGGATCGTCTCGTCCAAGCCGGGGATGACCTTGAAGTCGCAGTGCAGGAGCAAGCCGCGCGCCAAGCTGTCTGCGAACGCTCGCGACATTTGGGAAAAGAGCACGAAGCTCAACTTGAACGCCTGCGTGAGGCGCACGACCGATTACAAGACGAGAAGACCGCCACTGAAGTCAGTTTGGCGAAAAAGCGGGCAGGGCAGGAGCATGTCGCGGAGATCGTGCGCGATCGTTACGCGCTGACCTTGGAAGAGGTGCTCCCTCAATACCAAGAGGTGACGTTGGACGTCCCCACTGGAGAAGAACGCCGGCAAGAGTTGCGAGACAAGCTCACCCGCCTCGGCGAGGTGAATCCCGGTGCTGCCGTGGAATTGGCGGAGGTCGAGGAGCGTGCCACCTTCCTCCAGACGCAAGAGGCGGACCTGAAACGTTCCTTGGACGATCTGCAAACGACTATTGCCAAGCTCAATCGTGAATCGCGCGAGCGTTTACGCGAGACCTTTACCCTGGTGGCCGATAAATTCCGCGAAGTGTACGGACGTTTGGTCGAAGGTGGGAAGGCGCAGCTTTCCTTGACTAATGAAGCGGATGTGGCGGAAAGCGGTGTGGAAATCGAGGTCCAGCCGCCAGGCAAACGCTTGCGCTCTCTACAATTGCTGTCCGGTGGGGAAAAAGCGCTGGCTGCGCTGAGCTTTACTTTTGCGCTGTTTCTGATCCGCCCCAGTCCGTTTTGCGTACTAGATGAGGTGGACGCTCCACTTGACGATGCGAACGTCGGGCGCTTCAACCAGCTCATTCGTGAAATGAGCGAGAGCACGCAGATCATCTTAGTTACGCACAACAAACGCACCATGGAGGCGGCAAGCACCTTGTACGGGGTGACGATGCAGGAACCTGGGGTGTCGACGATCGTGTCTGTACAGGTTTCCTGA
- the ftsY gene encoding signal recognition particle-docking protein FtsY, translated as MAQWLPWRRKKNESPVVAPEAEVEAEASAPELSEHPSEFSLPQNPPFPSFYKGEDKDFSTGSPSERQALWRRGLARLRRVFVGPIDRLFRGRPFNDDVLAELEEVLIMADVGVQTSTALVERLKERCRQQRPENAEVLKAYLKDELLTLLRKTPSPPLELGAAKPWVMLMVGVNGVGKTTSIAKLTARFLQQRKKVLVVAADTFRAAAIEQLEVWAQRLGVECVKHENGASPAAVAFDGVRAALARDVDVVIIDTAGRLHTKTPLMEEIKKVHRVIARELPEAPHEILLVLDASTGQNALNQAQAFQQALPLTGIVLAKMDGSARGGVAFAIADRLGVPIRCLGLGERPEDLQDFSAQEFVDAIFSASEDEVSLDMRARDS; from the coding sequence ATGGCGCAATGGCTTCCCTGGCGAAGAAAAAAGAACGAGTCTCCTGTAGTTGCTCCCGAAGCTGAGGTAGAGGCTGAAGCTTCGGCTCCTGAGCTTTCTGAGCATCCGTCGGAATTTTCTCTACCACAAAATCCCCCCTTTCCCTCCTTTTACAAAGGGGAGGATAAAGATTTTTCGACAGGTTCTCCCTCAGAGCGTCAAGCGCTGTGGCGACGTGGATTGGCACGGCTCCGCCGGGTGTTTGTCGGTCCCATCGATCGCCTGTTCCGTGGACGTCCGTTTAACGATGACGTGCTGGCCGAGCTTGAAGAAGTGCTCATTATGGCCGATGTCGGGGTGCAAACCTCAACCGCCTTGGTGGAACGGTTGAAAGAACGCTGTCGGCAGCAGCGACCCGAAAACGCGGAGGTGCTCAAAGCCTATTTGAAGGACGAACTCCTGACCCTGCTGCGGAAAACTCCGTCGCCGCCGCTGGAACTAGGCGCAGCCAAGCCGTGGGTGATGCTGATGGTCGGCGTGAATGGCGTGGGCAAGACGACCTCCATCGCCAAACTGACCGCGCGATTCCTCCAGCAGCGGAAAAAAGTGCTTGTGGTAGCGGCAGATACCTTTCGCGCCGCTGCCATCGAACAATTAGAAGTATGGGCGCAACGGCTGGGGGTGGAGTGCGTCAAACATGAGAACGGGGCTTCTCCGGCTGCCGTGGCGTTCGATGGCGTGCGGGCTGCGCTTGCCCGCGATGTGGACGTGGTGATTATCGATACGGCTGGACGATTGCACACCAAAACCCCGCTGATGGAGGAGATCAAGAAGGTGCACCGGGTGATTGCCCGCGAATTGCCCGAAGCCCCGCACGAGATTTTACTCGTCCTCGATGCTTCGACCGGGCAAAACGCACTCAATCAGGCGCAAGCTTTTCAGCAAGCCTTGCCGTTGACTGGCATCGTCTTGGCCAAAATGGATGGGTCCGCGCGCGGCGGTGTGGCCTTTGCCATCGCCGATCGGCTGGGCGTACCTATCCGCTGCCTTGGTTTAGGAGAACGACCCGAAGATTTGCAGGATTTCAGTGCTCAGGAGTTCGTGGACGCCATCTTCTCTGCGAGCGAGGACGAAGTTTCGCTTGACATGCGAGCAAGGGACTCATAG
- the zapA gene encoding cell division protein ZapA, giving the protein MKKRIEVEIYNQTFIVNSEDDERSIRHIASYVDQRMRHKGETAKTAVPLRVAIMVTLDIADEYQKALQREADTQKEIEHLSAEHQKALQREADTQKEIERLSALILERIAQGEASDRPVHQENSLTAVAATVSETSAEDMGK; this is encoded by the coding sequence ATGAAAAAACGGATTGAGGTCGAGATCTACAATCAGACCTTCATCGTGAATAGCGAAGACGATGAGCGTTCTATCCGACACATCGCATCCTATGTGGACCAGCGGATGCGCCACAAGGGAGAAACCGCGAAGACCGCCGTGCCGCTCCGAGTCGCCATCATGGTGACGTTAGATATTGCGGATGAGTATCAAAAGGCGCTGCAGAGAGAAGCCGATACCCAAAAAGAAATCGAACATCTGTCCGCCGAACATCAAAAGGCGCTGCAGAGAGAAGCCGATACCCAAAAAGAAATCGAACGTCTGTCTGCCTTGATTCTTGAACGCATTGCCCAAGGGGAAGCCTCGGATCGCCCCGTGCACCAAGAGAATTCGCTCACTGCCGTTGCTGCGACAGTGAGCGAGACTTCTGCCGAAGACATGGGGAAATAA
- the rny gene encoding ribonuclease Y, producing MDWLICIPLGIVLGAAAMGTVMHLRQRQQQQRIVNAEEDARKILDEARKEANALKKEAQIHAKDVVLQAKGESEKEIKERRREIQQNEKRLQNREETLEKRTESLTSRDNEQTRREQQLKGREEALQKKDQQYNTLIEDTRKRLEQVATMTRDEAKQHLMDQMIEEARHDAARRIMQIEEEAKEEAERRAKKIISIAVERLSGEFVAERTASVIHLPSDDMKGRIIGREGRNIRAIEAATGVDLIVDETPEAVLISSHSPIRREIARVALERLISDGRIHPTRVEEVVKKAEQEVEESVREAGQRAVLELGVHGIHPEIVKLVGMLKYRYSYGQNVLMHSIETAYICGSMAAELGLNEKQARRAGLLHDIGKAVSHEIEGSHAIIGGEVARKYGESAKIVNAIAAHHEEVRAETVLAPLVDAADALSGARPGARREVLESYVRRLEELEEISNSFKGVEKSFAVQAGREVRIIVNPGSVSDGEANVIAREVAKRIENQMTYPGQIKVTVIRETRATEFAR from the coding sequence ATGGACTGGTTGATATGTATTCCCTTGGGCATTGTCCTGGGTGCCGCTGCGATGGGGACGGTGATGCATCTGCGGCAGCGCCAGCAACAACAAAGAATCGTCAACGCGGAGGAGGACGCTCGGAAGATCCTCGATGAGGCACGGAAAGAAGCCAACGCGCTCAAGAAAGAGGCGCAGATTCACGCCAAAGATGTGGTCCTGCAAGCGAAAGGAGAATCCGAGAAAGAGATTAAGGAGCGTCGTCGAGAAATCCAACAGAACGAAAAACGCCTGCAAAATCGCGAGGAAACCCTAGAAAAACGTACGGAGTCTTTAACCTCGCGCGATAACGAGCAGACTCGTCGTGAACAACAGTTGAAGGGGCGAGAAGAGGCCCTCCAGAAGAAAGACCAACAATACAACACGCTGATTGAAGATACCCGGAAACGGTTAGAGCAAGTGGCGACCATGACGCGCGATGAAGCCAAACAGCACCTCATGGACCAGATGATCGAAGAGGCGCGGCATGACGCGGCGCGCCGCATCATGCAAATCGAGGAAGAGGCGAAGGAAGAAGCCGAACGCCGTGCCAAAAAGATCATCAGTATTGCCGTCGAACGCTTGTCGGGAGAATTCGTGGCCGAACGCACGGCCTCGGTGATCCATCTGCCGAGCGACGACATGAAAGGCCGCATCATCGGGCGGGAAGGCCGCAACATCCGTGCGATTGAGGCCGCCACCGGCGTGGATCTCATTGTCGATGAAACGCCGGAGGCGGTGTTGATTTCCAGCCACAGCCCGATTCGCCGAGAAATTGCCCGTGTCGCTCTGGAGCGACTCATTTCCGATGGGCGTATTCATCCTACTCGGGTGGAAGAGGTGGTGAAGAAGGCCGAACAAGAGGTCGAGGAATCCGTACGCGAAGCCGGACAGCGCGCTGTGTTGGAACTGGGTGTGCACGGCATCCATCCCGAGATCGTGAAACTCGTCGGCATGCTGAAGTACCGCTACAGCTATGGGCAAAACGTCCTCATGCACTCGATCGAGACCGCGTATATCTGTGGCAGCATGGCGGCTGAGCTGGGCTTGAACGAAAAACAGGCGCGGCGTGCAGGATTGTTGCACGATATCGGCAAAGCCGTGTCGCATGAAATCGAAGGATCGCATGCCATTATCGGCGGCGAAGTCGCCCGTAAATATGGAGAATCGGCGAAGATCGTGAACGCGATTGCCGCCCACCATGAAGAAGTGCGTGCAGAAACCGTGCTGGCACCGTTGGTGGATGCAGCAGACGCCTTGTCGGGTGCCCGACCCGGTGCCCGACGCGAGGTGCTGGAAAGCTACGTCCGCCGGCTCGAAGAGTTGGAGGAAATCAGCAATTCCTTTAAGGGTGTGGAGAAATCCTTCGCGGTCCAAGCCGGGCGCGAGGTGCGCATCATCGTTAATCCCGGCTCGGTGTCCGATGGTGAGGCGAACGTCATTGCCCGTGAAGTAGCAAAACGCATCGAAAACCAGATGACCTATCCTGGGCAGATCAAAGTGACGGTCATCCGTGAAACCCGCGCGACGGAGTTTGCGCGGTAG
- a CDS encoding tyrosine--tRNA ligase, giving the protein MALSVDDQLREIQRGTVDIVPLEELKRKLETGRPLRIKLGLDPSAPDLHLGHTVVLNKLRQFQQLGHTVIFLIGDFTGMIGDPTGRSETRKPLTREQIKTNADTYTLQAFKILDPERTEIRFNSEWMEAMAPADMIRLCSQYTVARLLERDDFAKRFRENLPIHVHELLYPLVQGYDSVALRADVELGGTDQRFNLLVGRELQRTYGQEPQVILTMPLLEGTDGVQKMSKSLGNYIGITESPAEIYGKVMSISDQLMVKYYELLSAVDHAQVEAIRKGERHPMEAKQALATELVTRFHGQPAAEQAAAEFSQRFQRRELPTELETFSWSGQEAAVWICHLMKEAGLAKSTSEARRLILQGGVRLNGEKVDDADGQVPTGGESILQVGRRRVVKVTFSPSPAQA; this is encoded by the coding sequence ATGGCGCTTTCAGTAGACGACCAGCTCCGCGAGATCCAGCGCGGCACTGTGGATATCGTTCCGCTTGAAGAGTTAAAGCGAAAACTGGAAACCGGGCGACCGCTGCGGATTAAGCTGGGGCTCGACCCCTCCGCTCCTGACCTGCATCTCGGGCACACGGTCGTGCTCAACAAGCTGCGCCAGTTTCAGCAGCTTGGCCATACGGTCATTTTTCTGATTGGCGATTTTACCGGGATGATCGGCGACCCGACCGGCAGGTCGGAGACTCGGAAACCGCTCACCCGGGAACAGATCAAAACTAATGCCGACACCTATACATTGCAGGCGTTTAAGATTCTCGATCCCGAACGAACGGAAATCCGCTTCAACTCGGAATGGATGGAGGCGATGGCCCCTGCCGATATGATCCGTCTGTGCAGTCAGTATACCGTGGCGCGGCTACTGGAACGGGATGATTTCGCCAAACGCTTTCGGGAAAATCTGCCGATCCACGTTCATGAATTGCTCTATCCGCTCGTTCAGGGGTACGACTCGGTGGCGCTGCGCGCGGATGTGGAACTCGGGGGGACGGACCAGCGCTTCAATCTGCTGGTTGGCCGCGAACTCCAACGCACCTACGGACAAGAGCCGCAGGTGATTCTGACCATGCCGCTGTTGGAAGGGACGGATGGCGTGCAGAAGATGAGCAAATCGCTGGGCAACTACATCGGCATTACCGAATCGCCGGCGGAAATCTACGGCAAAGTCATGTCGATCTCCGATCAGCTCATGGTCAAATACTACGAGTTGCTGAGCGCAGTCGATCACGCCCAGGTGGAAGCGATCCGTAAGGGTGAGCGGCATCCCATGGAGGCTAAGCAGGCATTGGCTACCGAACTGGTGACGCGCTTTCATGGACAACCGGCAGCGGAACAGGCGGCAGCCGAGTTTTCTCAACGCTTCCAACGTCGTGAGCTGCCCACAGAGTTGGAAACGTTCTCGTGGAGTGGGCAAGAGGCAGCGGTGTGGATTTGCCATCTGATGAAAGAAGCCGGGCTGGCGAAATCGACTAGCGAAGCGCGTCGCTTGATTCTTCAGGGTGGGGTACGGCTTAACGGAGAAAAAGTCGATGATGCGGATGGGCAGGTGCCGACCGGAGGAGAGAGCATTCTGCAAGTCGGTCGCCGCCGCGTCGTCAAAGTGACGTTTAGCCCCTCGCCGGCGCAGGCGTAG
- the era gene encoding GTPase Era, which produces MARRVRSSPVVLAVAPSSTYRCGFVALLGRPNVGKSTLLNALVGIKVAIVSPKPQTTRTRLLGIRTFPEAQLIFVDTPGIHRHEGSLLNKRMVDIALTAVQDTDVAVFLIDAQRGIVPDDEAIARRLAEGKLPTIVVLNKIDLLPKPALLPLFERMAALLPGREIVPVSAFSGENTQDLLDTIMTALPEGPALYPDDELTDQSERVIAQEFIREQLFRTTHQEVPYSTAVVIEEFHERKEKPLLTIRAVIYVERPSQRAIIIGERGSHLKEIGQRAREQLEAFFGCKIFLELFVKVVKGWTNKRGILHELGL; this is translated from the coding sequence ATGGCTCGTCGTGTTCGTTCCTCTCCGGTCGTTCTTGCCGTCGCGCCCTCATCGACGTATCGTTGCGGATTCGTGGCGCTGCTCGGACGGCCAAACGTAGGCAAATCGACTCTGCTCAATGCTCTGGTCGGGATCAAGGTCGCCATCGTTTCTCCCAAACCACAGACCACGCGTACGCGCTTGCTAGGCATTCGCACCTTTCCTGAAGCGCAGTTAATCTTCGTCGATACCCCAGGCATTCATCGCCATGAAGGCTCGTTGCTCAATAAACGCATGGTGGACATCGCATTGACCGCTGTGCAGGATACCGATGTCGCGGTGTTTCTGATTGACGCCCAGCGGGGGATCGTGCCGGACGACGAGGCTATCGCTCGACGCCTCGCGGAGGGCAAGCTTCCTACCATCGTCGTTCTGAATAAGATCGATCTGCTCCCGAAACCTGCCCTCCTACCTTTGTTCGAACGCATGGCCGCGCTCTTGCCGGGGCGGGAAATCGTGCCGGTCAGTGCGTTCTCAGGGGAGAACACCCAGGACTTGCTCGACACGATCATGACGGCGCTACCGGAGGGGCCGGCGCTGTATCCTGACGATGAACTGACCGATCAGAGCGAACGGGTCATCGCCCAGGAGTTCATACGTGAACAATTGTTCCGGACGACCCACCAAGAAGTGCCGTACTCTACTGCTGTGGTCATTGAAGAATTTCATGAACGAAAAGAGAAGCCGCTATTGACGATCCGTGCGGTCATCTATGTCGAACGTCCTTCGCAGCGGGCGATTATTATCGGTGAACGCGGCAGCCATCTCAAGGAAATTGGGCAGCGTGCGCGCGAGCAACTCGAAGCGTTTTTCGGTTGCAAGATCTTCCTAGAGTTGTTTGTGAAAGTGGTCAAAGGGTGGACGAATAAACGCGGCATATTGCACGAGTTGGGATTGTAA
- a CDS encoding sodium:calcium antiporter, translated as MAAASVFPLQWLLIHFSGLHLAPHWEALSSGISIFGAAFLLSWAAELAQLDIPQALALAFLALIAVLPEYAVDVYFAWQAGKDPAYIAYATANMTGANRLLIGVGWATVMIACWLKTGLRSVTLDKSRRLEVISLACSTAYSFILPLKDTISLVDAAILISMFLVYMRAASKAHMVEPELEGPPETIAHFSVGVRRTITLLMFAYAGLTIFTAAEPFAEGLIASGKTLGIEEFILVQWLAPLASESPEFIVAILFALRGNPQAGVGTLVSSTVNQWTLLVGMLPVAYCLSGGHFNPMVMDARQQAEVLLTSAQSVFALVVIANFSFSIIEAVILLGLFLVQLVFSSTEIRFAYSFVYLALAIGLAFTMRSTRVSLLTAMPRRVRRLLRPRGAKSPRRTTQRRAVG; from the coding sequence ATCGCGGCGGCCTCGGTCTTTCCGCTGCAATGGCTCCTCATTCACTTTTCCGGGCTTCATCTCGCGCCCCATTGGGAGGCACTGTCGTCCGGCATCTCCATTTTCGGCGCGGCTTTTTTGTTGTCGTGGGCGGCGGAACTTGCGCAACTGGATATTCCCCAAGCGTTAGCGCTGGCGTTTTTGGCACTGATTGCGGTGCTGCCCGAGTACGCCGTCGATGTCTATTTCGCCTGGCAAGCCGGCAAGGACCCCGCGTATATCGCGTACGCTACGGCCAATATGACCGGTGCGAACCGGCTGCTGATCGGGGTAGGATGGGCCACGGTGATGATCGCGTGCTGGTTGAAGACCGGCCTTCGCAGCGTCACGCTCGATAAGAGCCGGCGGCTGGAGGTGATCTCCCTGGCGTGTTCGACCGCCTACTCTTTTATTCTGCCGTTGAAGGACACGATCTCTTTGGTCGATGCCGCCATCCTCATTTCCATGTTTCTGGTTTACATGCGGGCGGCGTCAAAGGCGCACATGGTCGAGCCGGAGTTGGAGGGACCGCCGGAGACGATCGCTCATTTTAGTGTCGGGGTGCGGCGGACGATTACGCTCTTGATGTTTGCCTATGCCGGACTGACGATCTTTACCGCAGCGGAGCCGTTTGCCGAAGGGCTGATCGCTTCGGGGAAGACCTTGGGCATCGAAGAGTTCATCCTCGTGCAATGGCTGGCACCGCTGGCGTCGGAGTCGCCGGAGTTTATCGTCGCCATCTTGTTCGCGCTGCGCGGCAACCCCCAGGCTGGCGTGGGGACGCTCGTCTCCTCGACCGTGAATCAGTGGACCTTGCTAGTGGGGATGTTGCCGGTCGCGTACTGCTTGTCGGGCGGGCACTTCAACCCGATGGTGATGGACGCCCGTCAACAAGCCGAAGTCTTGCTGACCTCGGCGCAGTCGGTCTTTGCTTTGGTGGTGATTGCTAACTTTTCCTTTTCGATCATCGAAGCGGTAATTTTGTTAGGGCTGTTCCTCGTGCAACTCGTATTTTCCTCGACCGAGATTCGTTTTGCCTATTCGTTCGTGTACTTGGCGCTCGCGATCGGCTTGGCGTTCACCATGCGTTCGACTCGGGTATCGTTGCTGACTGCCATGCCGCGCCGCGTGCGCCGGCTCCTACGCCCGCGCGGCGCGAAATCCCCGCGACGAACGACCCAACGGCGGGCGGTGGGGTAA